In the genome of Perca flavescens isolate YP-PL-M2 chromosome 21, PFLA_1.0, whole genome shotgun sequence, the window TAATTGTACCTGTTTGCTTTGTGCTGTTGCAAATTCTCTGCTGCGCTGCTCAAGAGCAAAACTCCTTTGCTTCGCCTGAAACCACAAGCAATATAAGACTGACGACATGAAAACATGCAGTGTAAGCCTTTTTGTACTAACTATGACATCATTCAACAGATGATTTTCCTTTCGTTTCATTTAGTATTATCTCATAAGGCCCAGGTTCCCCCTATTTCTTATCTGTCCTTCTCACCTGATCTTCCCTCTCAAATCCAGGTGCTCTGCCGTACCCTCCCTCTCCTGCCCAAGGAGACACGGGCTCAGCTCTCCCGCTCCTGTccgcacacagagacaaaacacTACCCAGCAATCCATGCTCCGCTACACATGACCCTGCAGATGGGGAGAAGGGGTCTGAAACAGAACCAGAACTAGGCCCAGGCCCCATGTTGTGTCTGCTGGGACTTGAAGATGCTTCCTGGGCAGGAAGAGGGTCTGGAGGTCTGGGGGGTGGAGGGGAGCTTGGTGTGGGGAATGGTGGTTCCTCTGGAACAAAGGGCCCTGGagaaggtttaaaaaaacagaattgaAAATATAATGTTAAATTGTAAAATGAATCACTAGGTGGTTGTTGACAGGGCCTTAGAAATGTATTGTGGATACTTACTTTCAATGTGAGCAAAGGCACAGAAGGGCCCCCTGGGACAGCTGCCAcactgctgcatgtcattacaCTTTGTGGATTTATATATCTGTGACAAAGTAACAAATCACAAATGTTTATATGCTATCTCCTGTGATTTCCGGTCTAGATTCTATAAGGTATTTGACGAACCAGACAAACCTCTGGGTGGAACTGCTGTTCAGTCCTTGTGTGGCAATACTGACACCCCTCTGCTCCCTCACATTTACTGGGATCCCCCCATTCCTCGCTCTGTTTTACAGCTGGACATGGCAACGCTCTGTGGCAGAAAGAAAAATAACCAACTTTGTTAAAAGTTttttggggtggcagtagctcagtccgtagggagttgggcTGGGAACCGGGGGGTTAgttcaagtccccgtacggaccaaagtatggagtgtggattggtagctggagtgatgccagtgtgtgtgtgtatttcaggcctgcgtgtagtgatttctaacagagtgtaaattgtaatttccccactggggatcaataagaagtatttagaaaaataaaaaaaaatatacagcaAAAACAATACCATGATCTTCAAGTATTTTCCTTATATAAGATGTAATGGAGCACCTGTATTTGTGCTTGTGTGGGCTTCGCCTCCTGTCTTTGCTGTTATGGTAGTATGGACAAGCGTAACCTTGGCGGCACAGACGAGGTGGTTTCTTACAGAGTTCTGTCTTGTAGTGGGATAGCACGTAGTTGTTATCTAAGGAgttaaaacacagagacacagaaggaGAAAATAAGGCAAGCAGATGGTGAGGGCCGATTAAGAGTTACCCGATAAAGATATTTGACAGTAAAATGATTGGTCATCCTTCAAACAGAGAAAGGGGGGtgaggctgttttttttttttttactgcattttAAGGGTTAAGTAAGGCCAGTGTTAGACCAAACATTACCCTCTCTTTCATTTGAATGAAGCCACTACTGCGATGCAGTGGGGGTACCCATACAAAAAAGTAGGCTCAACTTTCACATTCCTGGTAAATTTTTTACAATTTGTAACATGAATGCCATATTTCTGCAGTTTACCCCGCAATCAAAGATAACGCAGTTGCCACAGTGATAACTCTCCAGAGTTGTAGAATCCTGTCTCCGAGTATTATAGACCAGTGTGCAGTGTTTGTGGCGTCTGATAAGTCTCCAAACTCATGGATCTGTTACTCAAACTGGACTTCCAACAGCATATTTCATGTTTCACCAGTACCATAAACAACACATCCCCACCAATGCAGCACCTTGCGGTAGTTTAACACAAGGCTTTTTTCGGTCTTAGCATTTACCTTGCCAGCGTGGTTCCTCACTCAGGATCTTCTCTATGAGGGCTGTACTTGCTGCCTGTCCAGACTGTCCATCTCCTCCACTTCCCTCTGTGGGTCCCAAGCCTCCCTGTGACTCCATTACCTGCACTTCTCTGtaaaattcaaagtgtaaagaGACTCTGTAAACAACTACAGCACAAATACACATTCAGAAAGGTTGTCAAAAGGTTGATTGATAATGTGGTGAAACTGAAAGAAAAGTGTACACAGCAGAATGCACATCTCCACCAAGtgtgtctccctctcctcttctaaAAAAGGAGGGTTGAATCAATTGTCCTTCCTGGCTTTCTAACAGTCAAGATGGCAGCGAAGATAACAAAAACATGGACTTATTTATGTCATATCATGTCTTACTTTAGTGGATTATAACATATATTCAAAATGAGACCAAACTTTTCTATGGATTTTAGTTTTTGAGCCACGACAAAGGCCAAAATGTGGCCTGCAAACGACAGGTAAGGCTTGTTTTTAGCCTAGTCAATCCCCGACCGTAGCcactttccgaccggagggatttttgcagttcctagaacataaaattcctagaaccctttttttctcatgttccgactggaccaatttggggatttttaagttcctctggccgcagttcctgtaactccttcagctcctacttcagagcagggtcttttcgctgttcccttttcagcataggGACCTAGGTCAACGAGGGTCAGGTTTCtggtacagacagaccaacaacgacagacagacagaccaacgacagacagacagacagaaagacagaccaacgacagacagacagacacagacacagacacacacacacacacacacacacacacacacacacacacacacacacacacacacacacacacacacacacacacacacacacacacacagcgcagcaggcagaggcgggggagagagagataccgGTTTCTCTTcaggagacttgtttaaattatgacaaacatgctatatacattagatttagtatttagttcagTTAAtcttttttggtgtatttgttttctgattttaacgctataaagaccgttgcgtgcttgcatcactcccttacccctcctaccagTCCCTATGGCCACGGTTTTGGGAaaagagtagttagtagatctgcttagaagtggacttttcctataactacttggtcggaaagtgGCTAATGATGGTATACAGTGCagtcactttatttatttttttaatgtgcatCACCTTAACCACTAGAGGTTGTTGAGTATACCGTCATAaattaatgtgcaaaataaataCTAGGCTGATGGGTCCAGTAGTATGCAAGATTAGCTGTGGACAGAACGCATGTTAATTAAGTTATTTTGGCACCTGATATCATAAACAGGGCTGCGCAGGTCATGTGATCCGTGTGCAAAGGCACAGTGGGAGCCGTTTTTGCTGCAGTGGCCTTTCGCATCTGTTTCATGAATACATGATCCCGTCTTATAGTAGCGGAGGTGGTATCTGCGCTCTGTGTCACCTGCTGTCCGATGAAGAAATGGGCATCtggaacaaagaaaaaaacatggatACAAACATAAAGATATGCAGGTCTTTTAAGGCAAATAGTGTACAGtatacacaaagccctggcacTAAAAGTTCTTCccatttgttttattgtaaaaCATTGCAAGAATTCAACATTCACAAAATATTATGGTTCTTGCctgaaatacataaaaataacaGAATATTTTTTAGCAGCTAAACTTTTCCTCTTTTACAGTCTGTAGGTAATTTTCCACTTTTCCCAGATCAGCGAAATggtaatttcttttctttacaaCTAGGCATTTTGAGATGAGATCTTTAACAGGAATTATTTGAAATGTCCACTTAGCACTCCACCATGAGTGGTTAATTAGCATGTATCAAATACATTCCAGTCTGACCCTCcatctttttacatttacattcccCTTGTCTGTTGTCACCAAGACTGTGTAATACAGACAATAATGGCTCAGCACATttgagtcttaaaaaaaaaaaaaaaaaaaaaaaaaaaaaaaaaaaaaaaaaaagagtcccaCAGAGGGGGAGAATGGCTATGTTCAGGTGCTAATGTGGTGTTCAACTTGACTGATCATTGTGGATAGGGTGTATCCTCAATCACTACTTAATTGTCTTTCACCCAAAGGTCCTTTGTCATTCAATGTTCCAAACATTCTGGTAATTCACTTGAACAATTCagtatttaaatgtaaaagctAACAGACGTTAGAGATGAGACAGGGACAATAATTTGGATACCAGCAGGATTTAACCATTTAGAGTTAAAGAGGCTTCTGCGAACCCCCAGACACCAAGGTCTTTGGGGGTTCTAACTGAAGGCCAAGTAGCTGTAGACTACAAAAAGTTAAACGGTGCGTTCTTTACACAGACGTTTCACAAACAGTCACTATTAACTTCTTCCCAGATATGGTGTGTGCCGTTAATGCAATTCAGTGCAAAAACAAGGATAACATTTCCCCAAAGGTCCCCGATTGTTTATCTTAAATGTAGGCTCTATTGAGGGTCTAATGATAACCAATGCAAACATGATGTAAAGCAGTCTTTTACAATACTGAAATCTCAGTTGCACTCACTCATCTCCATCAGGGCAGGTGCCTGTTCCCTCATCATATTTCGTACAGTAAACATCTGGGCTATAGTTGAAGGTCCCATCCCGTCTGCGGATGGGTCTGCGGCGCCGCTGGTTCAGGAAGTGCCAGTGGAAACAGGAAAAAGGCCTATGTTGTGTACATTTATGCTGTACGAACAGGGGGCACTGCTCAGTTCTGAATTCCTTCAGATATCTGGGAGAGAGCAGCAACAGTAAGAATGGTAGAACTAGCGAAAAGAGAGGGAAATACATTTCTAGAAAGTGTTACTTCCTTTTACAGTACTGCCTTTTACTGTTTCTTAAACAAGCAAGAgtgtattaaaatgtatttgcagTAGATTCAATATCTGCTTATACGTGACTATTTTTCAAGGGTTCCTACCCGTCTTATTATCTGCTGTGACAAACAAAGGCAAATATATAATGTAACTTAACTTGCATTAAGTTTATGCAGCAGGTAGACATATTCACAAATACATAACTAAAATAATGCTGTGCCACAAAGCTTTTAAGAAATGGCTAACGTTACTGTTAGTAAATAAGGTAGGCCTCTTTATCGAGACCTGCTCCGGTTAATGAACACATTATCGCTCAATATCCTTGGTTCAGTCATTTCAAAGAATATGAAGTTCATCTCTCactcattttttcaaatacaatttagttgttttttggtATATGCAAATACACGTGAGGTTGTGtacacttagctagctagctaatccaGCAAACTAGCTACGTACGTGTAATGTTGAGGTTTCTCAGGCTGCACGTTTAACACGGTTGCAGGAGATGTCGAGCCCCCTGCGGGCGAAGACGAAGAGGACGAGGAGGGTCCCCCGGTAGTCGTCGCTGCCGAAAATGACGGGGGTTGTGAGTGTGTTTTAGACATTTTAGCCGTTTCAAGCCTAACAACAAGAACCTTGTTTTTAGCTTACTGGCTAGCTATTCTTACTAGCTTCGAAATCCGCATTCTACAACGATGTGAGCTTGCGCAAGGCAGGAGGAAGTAGTAGCAAAGGGACAACATGGAACTATGGGACATggagttcttcttcttctctcggTTTACTGGCGGATGGGACATGACGTCCAATCATAATTAAAAAACGTAATGATTGTGCCGATCACGAAACACTTTTATGCTTAGATCATTCACTTTGATAATACATTATAGAGATATATACAACTGGTTTGTATAAAACTGAAACATGGCAAAATAAGGAGCATTCATGGTTGTGGTTTCTTATTCATTGATTGGCTGTAACAGATGTCATCTTTGAAAGGTGAACCAATGAGAGTGTAGTGTGTTACCAGCATGACGTCACGACTAAGTATTTATATTCGGCCTCAACCCCTCCTCACGACACAAATCGTTTTCACTGGTCGCCAACGAGAAGCTGTCAGCTACGGCGAATTGCCTCTTATCAACCGACGTCTTAAAGGTAAATATAATTATGTCGACAATGTAACGTTACGTGAATTCGTTGTCAATGTAATATGTATCTGTGGATTGCGTTTCTGTTTCCAGGCATTGTTTTGCAATAGGCTAACATGGCGacttgctaacgttagcgttagctaAAAATAGAACAATAGAATCTTACAGTTGACGTTTCTAGTAAAACATCCCCAGTTCGTTCAAGTTAAACTAGACTTATTAAACAAGTTAGATTAGCTGTAATTAATCATCGAGATGTTGTGTATTTCATACAAAGATGACCATTAGCTAACGATAAGCTAATTATGTGTAAGCTAGCtaatgttgcctgagctcaatCGAGGCAATGTCGTGTGGGGGTGAAATGCGAAACTATAAAATGGCGAAATCGAAAAGCAATTGCTCACTGGCGGGGCTGGTAACGTTTCAGGAACCAAGTGTTTTGACACCAATGTCGCTGGTTACCATGGCGAGTGTGTAGTCCTTGTAAATGCTCATGGCGACTACGTTATTTAGTTAACTTAACTTCTTCTCTGATCTGCATTTAGCGCGGAGTCGGTTTATTGTGCTGTTTATTTTAGGACTTGCTGGTAGTCGAATGTAGCGTTTATGGAGCTTACCGGCGCAAACTCGACGCCTCCCAGTGTTCGCAAccggggggggaggggagctTGTATGCTAGGCAGGGCTAGCATCTTATCTTAGCAAATGACTGATCCGTACGGATTGGTGCTGCTACGTTAAGTAACGTTACCAACATTAATTTACAAGTCAGAGTTTAATACAactctgtttttgttatttttttagcaAATACGAGATGGCCCGTACCAAGCAGACTGCCCGTAAATCCACTGGAGGAAAGGCGCCAAGGAAGCAGCTGGCTACCAAGGCAGCCAGGAAGAGCGCACCGTCCACGGGAGGAGTCAAGAAGCCCCATCGCTACAGGTGTAGTACTTATTCTTATTCCTAAACTTTTAAATATGTAGcatacatttttctaaaagtgTACTATGACTAACGTTGGCCACAGATTTAGTAACGCTAAAATTGTTTTGATTTAGACCTGGAACTGTGGCTCTGAGGGAGATCCGTCGTTACCAGAAGTCCACCGAGCTGCTCATCCGCAAGCTGCCTTTCCAGCGTCTTGTGAGAGAAATTGCACAGGATTTCAAGACTGATCTGCGCTTCCAGAGTGCTGCCATTGGAGCTCTTCAGGTAAATAACAtgtaaaatcatcaaatagTCGGATTCTTGGTACTAGTGGCAAAGTCGCTATGAACCTaattctgaattttttttttttcttttcacaggaagccagtgaggCCTACCTGGTGGGTCTGTTTGAGGACACCAACCTGTGCGCAATCCACGCCAAACGTGTCACAATTATGCCCAAAGATATCCAGCTGGCTCGTAGGataaggggagagagggcctaAGCGGCTAATGGCAACATTGTCAAGACAAATGATCCTATTTATCGTACCATTTTTGTGGCAATTTTATTTcttgggtattttttttttatacaatttttcCTTGAATTTTGTATTTTAGATTGGGACAATTCATCATTACACAAACCTGAGTACACTTAGAATAGTTGGAAATGTTGTACAGTAGGACTATCTACATATTCCATTATGCATTATTACTACATGTAGCATCATACCACCCTTCAAGTTCTTTGTGGGTATCAGGCTCCCTCTGGGGATGGATTTGTCTTTGACGAGGGGATCAATCCTCTAAACTTCTACAGGGGTCCAGGGTCTCGTCACCCATCTACCACTCATCACAAAATGCCAGCGTGTCTTGCTTAAACCGTCTCACTGCAGTGTCAGGGCATTGGCTGCTACAGTTGCTACTCTACACTGACTGGGAGCATGACAGACCTTCCTGTATTTTTCTGGACtgctttttacatgtttttcaacataaaatCTTGGCAGCTACATTTAATATTTATGAAAATGTTGTCCATGTCTTTCTATTAAAGGTCTTTATGATTCGAAAGCCATGTGTTCTGTAGTTGTGGTATTCAGTAATGCAGTGTACACATGATCTGGATAGACTTTATTTACAACACTATACACAATAGTTGAGTTGTCATACAAACCACTCAGTATGCTTGAAACCAGCAGCTGTAAGAAGAACACAACATGGCCTTTTAAGGTTTCTAAAACTAATGTAAATCATGAATCTGTAGAGCGTGCATAATTCTCACCAATACGGCAGACAATTTCTTCACACTCCTTGATAGTGCTGGCCCTCAGTGCCACGCAGCAGAAGCCTGTTGACCGAGGGGTTTCTGGGGATCCACTGAACAATGACAACGTAATGGTGTGGGTATTGCATATCCACATCACCTTTTAGGAAGGAATGGAAACTCGTTGCAAAATCAACCTTTGTTGCACAAGGCTTGGTGTGTAATACTTACGCCACGCAGAATGCAAATATTGTGTAGTCTGCTTGGCCGAATCTCCCTACGCATGAAATCTCTGGATAGTGATGCTTAAACAGCTCCTGATAAAACAAGTTTCAAGAGAATTTCATTGCAGCTGGAGAAATCTGAACATTGTCGAGCAATAGCAAAGAGTGTACGACTAACGGGTCTACTTACCAATTTACTGTTTCTTTCTGTGCAtgtcaaatgcgtttccttcaTATCCAGTAGCACTTCCTGTGGGACAAATTTTACTGTTTAAGTGGACGTTGATATTGACAAGTGTTTTGCAGGCAGCGATGACCGGTTAGGGGAGCAGTTCCATTACCTTGCTAGGTAGGTTTTTCTGCAACACTTGTGTAATGGCATGCTGCAGCACCTCCTTTCCCCCAAACTAAGAAAGAATGAGACCACACAAGTTACAGGATAAACTAGCACAGGTATACATAAAGATTGAACATACATTGTAAAgcagtagtgattatttaccaTTACGTTTGCCTTTCCCAAGAACTGCACAATGTACACAATCCTGTTAAGGAGAGGTGGGTCAGTGTTTTTctattgctaaacgacagtggtcacaactgaagccacatgtgcaaaactctaactacagtctgcgtTACCAACaatcacctgagctaaacagttcacatcacattcaaaactcattcacagcaacacaactcttcacacgTCTcagaacaggctcagtgcagccaaacactcaaATCCTCACGgagataacacacaccgtcactcagaacacacagagtaaatacactagcatcaaacaccaatacagaaattacaaacttttaatctttacagtttgaataatTTAAGTGACTTCACACTgatcaatagttttttttaaagaaaagagtgaaaatcttcaatacagaatgaaatattctgtagcctattttgcagtcaatactgccgatgtctttgctgtaatcaaatcagtatatatttacagacaaggctagcagcagcagcgcggcgtcagacacgtttctggtgcttaaagacatcaaaaacgccacgcagccaccACGCAACAAAAATGCCCCGATAACGCCATGCAGGCGTGGTGCAGGAGCccttactccactatatctttacatagcaaatagtcATTTACTGCTATGTTCTATGTACAGTCCCTTTTAAATAACCCTTAAGGATTTGGTAAACAACTTGCCTTCCCTCCTTGAGACACTGTGACGGAGAGTTTCTCTGGTCCTTGGAAACTGACTGCTGGGAGGGAGCGGGACCAAGCTGCAGGGTGGGGTCCTCCATCCTCAGGGTCTGCAGGAGTTTGATAAGGGGCAGATACACTGTCCCATCTTGAGCCCTCCACCGCAAAACACCAATGGATAGAGGGCAGCCCTTTAGGCGAGACAGAAGCACACCTGCCTgggaaaacagagaaaacagcaACTTCTAAGGCGTGTCCGGTAGCAAACGTAAACACTATTTTGAGAGAGGCAGGATTTTTAAATTTATGCAAACGATTATAGGATTTGTCAAGGGTGTGGCTGACCATGGTTTCATGGTTAATCATtatggaaatacacacataagTTGAGCTGTACATCTTAATTggtactctgtgcataggaccTACTGTACTAACAGGGCTGCAGTGAAACCTCACACAATGTCATAGCCCTAACAGAGTTGTGAGGCTGTTggtttgtgttgcttttatatGTTCTTTTAATGCTATGTTTTTCAGAAAACctgtaaaaatatcaaaacaggTGATTCACTTCTTCCAATGTCAATGTTATTCTTTAGCATTTAACTGTATTTCATCTAGTCAAATTCAAAAATCACTCCTTCCTCGCTTCTCTAATTTTTGCACCTTTTTAGAATGAGGTTTCGACTTTGTCACATCTTCAAGTGGGATCATGTTTATAATGAGTCCTTCACACCCACTCAGTTTTTCTGACTGATCAGAGCTCTGCTCAGGTTTGGAGCAGCTGTGCTGGGAATTGTCAAACTacatgaattaataaaaatgataaagtGTAAGAATGTGTCAATCAAACAGTAAGTAGGCTACACACCAACACAGTTCTGAGAAGAGTTCTAATTAGGCAACGTAAaagaaaacacctgtgtgggccTTTTTCTCAGAAAACATTTTGGCACGTTAGAACAGGAAAATACAATTAATGATGTCTGAATTCCATTTGCTGGTATTGTTGATGCTGGATCACTGTTAAACTGCCATGGCTTACAGCGACACTTTAATAGAACAGTGctattatttatgttattattaacCCCTGTGGTTCTTCTACTGGgggaaatgtactgtatgtatatgtctgCTGGGAAAAAGGTATATTGTAACGTTCCATTCACATAACATTAAAGGGGCCCTTTTACCTAACGAGGTCTGGTCTCAGAGGCCACAGTGCAGAGGTGCAACAACTTATCACTTTTGTCAGGAAAAAAGTAGACACCATCCGCCCCTCCTATCTAGCTGGAATGCTCTCCCTGACCACCTGAGGACACCACCTTAAGACCCACCTTTCCTTGtccttttgttgtttcttttagttttaataCTTTTTCTCCTTAGCATTTCTatgtagcactttgagatttgcttaaatataaagtgtgttacaaataaaatgtattattattattctaatcAGGGCACCTTTGAGAAGCCTGCAATGTAAAGCTCTCTCTGAGGGCTCTAGTGAAGAATTCCCAGATATCTGCACAAGGCAAATGTAAAGGCTTTTATTTAGACCAGCTATGCTGTGGTGACACAGAAAGAGATTTCTATGActttaatatacagtactgAATACTGCATGTTTGAGGATACCTGTCCATTCTTGGAATTCCTCAGCGAGGTTCCGTTGATCTCATCAATGATGTCACCAGGAGAGATAAAGTTGTCGACATGAGCCTGACTACCAGGCATCAAGTCGAGGACAAAGACGCGCCCACTTAGATacctgagagacagagggagaggatgCAGCAGGTTGGACAGATATATTTATGAGATTCATATACTTAATGGAGAAGACTTCGTAGAGTGGAAGACACAAACCTCAACACCATCCCTACCTCCCGACAGGGCACTACTTCATATGTCTCACACACCTGGGAACATGTACAAACAATTAACAGATCTCTCACATTCTGCTGAGTCCAGAATTTCCAGGCATCTTAAAGTTCCCATGGCCACTAAAACCATAATTATATTGTTGATGATGATCAGTGCTTTTAGTTCTGAAAAGAAAATCATTGTTTTTTACCGGTAGAAGCCAGCTTTCATCCAGAAAACTGCAATTCTGTGTGAAGAGACCAGAGTTGGTTATTAGTGTAAAATCTTTGAATTCGTAGTGATTTGAAAGAATAGTAGCTTTTACCAAATGATAGTTTGCATTAAAGTAGTCATGTTATGTTTAGGAATAAAATCCTGTTTGGCTTGAaaagtttgaaaatgtttacacaGCACATCTACAGCTTTTAATGGCATAAATAAAGGAGTTGAACAGACCTCCATGCCCAGTTTGAACTCCATGTGAGAGAGGACCAGCAGCAGCGACATAAAAGGCTCTGGAAAAGAGAGAACAGTGTTACTGAATGCCAGTGGTGACAAGAATTTCCTCGGCTTTGCTCAGCACTTGGTGTAAACAATCAGATCAAGTAAAAAGCCTCACCCACAAATTCCTCATTCCTGATGATTGACATTGCTGGACTGTACCACTGGAGGGGAAAGGAAAAAGTATGAACCAAAGCTGTTTCAGTCTATTAGTGAGACCAGCAATGGGCATATACCATATACCAGGAAAAGCCTAAATATTCTGTATCATACAAATGTATTTGGTCCATGTATCTGACCTCCAGGAGTCTGGGTGTGTGCAGCAGGTGTGTGATGAACTGTGGTAGAGCCTTGCGGCTGAGGGCCAGCCTGAGCAGGTAGCGGCCTCGGCCCTGAGCTGAGAGCAGCTTCCTGCAAACTCTGGTCTGCTCCACTATTAAAGACAGGCCAGacagcctgcacacacacacacacacacacacacacacacagacaacaggtATTAACAATGATTTAAATAGTGCTATTTTATATTAGTAATGAAAAATTGCTGTGTACAGTtataaaattgttaaaaatcATTTAATCTAGGTAGCATGTTGGTACCTGCCACAGGTATCGTGGTGGGTAAGCTGTTCAAAACACTGCCAGTAGTCTCTGTGTACCAGACTGAGAACCGGCTCTGGAGGGAGAGCAAACACACCCTTAGTACATACTTGCAAACAAATTATTGTATATGTAGTGCtgtggattattattattaagataTTAGAAATACATCATATTTTGCCCctaaatattgtgttttttaataCAACAATTACAACAGATTAAAGCATAGACTGTCTGACATCCCAAAATATGTATGTAGGTAAAGAACATTAACATTGTATGTGGTATTTTTTAGGGGAAGCACAAGGGATACTTACGTTGGAGCCCCTTCCTGAGGACCAGCTCAAGAAGCTGACAGCAGGAGGCGAGGTGAGGGTTGGTATCTGACACAATCTCTCCATTTGACTGCAGGTTCAGGACACACActgggagggaaaaaaacaaacacgcaAATGACAGTGGAT includes:
- the LOC114547755 gene encoding uncharacterized protein LOC114547755 isoform X2; protein product: MAPKDPLLGTLKLCVLNLQSNGEIVSDTNPHLASCCQLLELVLRKGLQQPVLSLVHRDYWQCFEQLTHHDTCGRLSGLSLIVEQTRVCRKLLSAQGRGRYLLRLALSRKALPQFITHLLHTPRLLEWYSPAMSIIRNEEFVEPFMSLLLVLSHMEFKLGMENCSFLDESWLLPVCETYEVVPCREVGMVLRYLSGRVFVLDLMPGSQAHVDNFISPGDIIDEINGTSLRNSKNGQAGVLLSRLKGCPLSIGVLRWRAQDGTVYLPLIKLLQTLRMEDPTLQLGPAPSQQSVSKDQRNSPSQCLKEGRIVYIVQFLGKANVMFGGKEVLQHAITQVLQKNLPSKEVLLDMKETHLTCTERNSKLELFKHHYPEISCVGRFGQADYTIFAFCVAGSPETPRSTGFCCVALRASTIKECEEIVCRIAAGFKHTEWFV
- the LOC114547755 gene encoding uncharacterized protein LOC114547755 isoform X1, coding for MTGGVVCLLSKTASYHSWTSNMAPKDPLLGTLKLCVLNLQSNGEIVSDTNPHLASCCQLLELVLRKGLQQPVLSLVHRDYWQCFEQLTHHDTCGRLSGLSLIVEQTRVCRKLLSAQGRGRYLLRLALSRKALPQFITHLLHTPRLLEWYSPAMSIIRNEEFVEPFMSLLLVLSHMEFKLGMENCSFLDESWLLPVCETYEVVPCREVGMVLRYLSGRVFVLDLMPGSQAHVDNFISPGDIIDEINGTSLRNSKNGQAGVLLSRLKGCPLSIGVLRWRAQDGTVYLPLIKLLQTLRMEDPTLQLGPAPSQQSVSKDQRNSPSQCLKEGRIVYIVQFLGKANVMFGGKEVLQHAITQVLQKNLPSKEVLLDMKETHLTCTERNSKLELFKHHYPEISCVGRFGQADYTIFAFCVAGSPETPRSTGFCCVALRASTIKECEEIVCRIAAGFKHTEWFV